From Quercus lobata isolate SW786 chromosome 1, ValleyOak3.0 Primary Assembly, whole genome shotgun sequence, one genomic window encodes:
- the LOC115982145 gene encoding fasciclin-like arabinogalactan protein 15 — MTNDQTKRKTQKHNRINHITHNNPEELSLLSLSLLNPPHSSSAMDFHVYGVSKLVFISSILVFFVGICLALPDNPNLRSSSPANNSGQINSNSVLVALLDSHYTELAELVEKALLLQTLEETVGKHNITIFAPRNEALERDLDPEFKRFLLEPGNLKSLQKLLMFHIIPTRIGSNQWPTHPESTQHHRTLSHDHLFLTHHEKTGDKTVDRAKLIHPDFLTRPDGVIHGIERLLIPQSVQDDFNKRRSLRSISAVKPEGAPEVDPRTHRLKKPAPPANPGSPPALPIFDALAPGPSLAPAPAPGPGGPHHHFNGEAQVKDFIHTLLHYGGYNEMADILVNLTSLATEMGRLVSEGYVLTVLAPNDEAMAKLTTEQLSEPGAPEQIMYYHLVPEYQTEESMYNAVRRFGKVRYDTLRLPHKVVAQEADGSVKFGQGDGSAYLFDPDIYTDGRISVQGIDGVLFPPEEVEPKKTAVPTKVVSKPRRGKLMEVACRLLGAVGQDSRFTTCL; from the exons ATGACAAATgaccaaacaaaaagaaaaacacagaaACACAACCGCATAAACCATATCACACACAACAACCCAGAAGAACTCTCTCtactgtctctctctcttctgaATCCACCGCACTCTTCGTCCGCCATGGATTTCCACGTCTATGGCGTTTCGAAGCTCGTTTTTATATCATCTATTCTTGTCTTCTTCGTCGGAATATGCCTCGCATTGCCGGACAATCCCAACCTCAGATCGTCCTCTCCGGCGAATAACTCCGGCCAAATAAACTCCAACTCGGTCCTCGTCGCTCTTCTGGACTCGCATTACACTGAGCTCGCCGAGTTGGTTGAAAAGGCTTTGCTGTTGCAGACGCTAGAAGAGACTGTCGGAAAGCACAACATCACAATCTTCGCACCCAGAAATGAAGCTCTCGAACGCGATCTAGACCCTGAGTTCAAGCGCTTTTTGCTCGAGCCTGGCAATCTCAAGTCGCTCCAAAAGCTCTTGATGTTCCACATTATCCCAACTCGGATCGGATCCAACCAGTGGCCAACTCACCCCGAGTCAACTCAACACCACCGCACTCTCTCACACGACCACCTATTCCTCACCCACCACGAGAAGACCGGAGACAAAACCGTTGACCGCGCGAAGCTCATCCACCCAGATTTCCTGACCCGACCCGACGGAGTCATCCACGGAATCGAACGCTTGCTCATCCCACAGTCCGTGCAAGACGACTTCAACAAACGCCGTAGCCTCCGCTCAATCTCCGCCGTCAAACCCGAAGGAGCCCCGGAAGTCGACCCGAGAACTCACCGTTTGAAGAAACCGGCACCGCCTGCGAATCCCGGTTCTCCGCCGGCTCTTCCGATCTTCGACGCTTTAGCACCTGGCCCGTCTCTAGCTCCGGCACCGGCACCCGGACCCGGCGGACCCCACCACCACTTCAACGGCGAAGCTCAAGTAAAAGACTTCATTCACACCCTTCTTCACTACGGCGGGTACAACGAAATGGCTGATATTTTGGTGAACCTGACTTCCTTAGCAACCGAAATGGGTCGGTTAGTTTCAGAAGGCTACGTTTTAACTGTCTTGGCTCCAAACGACGAAGCCATGGCTAAGCTAACGACGGAGCAGTTGAGTGAGCCAGGGGCACCGGAGCAAATAATGTACTACCATTTGGTGCCGGAGTACCAGACGGAGGAGAGTATGTACAATGCGGTGAGGAGGTTTGGGAAAGTTAGATACGATACGCTGCGTTTGCCGCATAAAGTGGTGGCCCAGGAAGCTGATGGGTCTGTAAAGTTTGGACAAGGTGATGGATCGGCCTATTTATTCGACCCGGATATTTATACCGATGGCCGGATCTCGGTGCAAGGGATCGACGGTGTTTTGTTTCCGCCGGAGGAGGTGGAGCCCAAGAAAACCGCCGTGCCCACCAAGGTTGTGTCCAAGCCCAGGAGAg GAAAATTGATGGAGGTAGCATGCCGGTTGCTTGGAGCCGTTGGACAGGATTCTCGATTTACCACTTGCCTATGA
- the LOC115950386 gene encoding pectinesterase 3-like has protein sequence MASMFELVRNVYYFFMGLLVMYVSFLSDQYLWSKETTPAAFQYIEEICIQPNFRNYTFDCTKLLTPDPENVKAVTSKEDLLMVALNKTPTLAQSLLDDLNELNCSSLGWGWVDNKSEVLDCIDEFDIIVKLFDEAVSSLRGGDPATLDYVFRHIEIYQTACMNRRDDVKPDIVVAQDGSGHVKSIFEAVELAPKFGSRPFVIKIMAGVYREYVVIPKDKTNLRFVGESSKTTIITDNRYHCGVSIIESATMSVCGFGFTAEELTIENTAKPTKQAVALAVSADRVAFYKCNFTGYQNTLYVHKGNQFYKNCIVEGTMNFIFGKGSAVFQECLILVKEPLLNQKHILTVDGRNEDPKVLGNMLDWNDQGQLGSTNNVEHENFGVGTNLESVKGKGYNSKLP, from the exons ATGGCCAGTATGTTTGAGCTAGTTCGGAATGTCTACTACTTCTTCATGGGTCTGTTGGTCATGTACGTCTCTTTCCTTTCAGACCAATATCTTTGGTCCAAAGAGACAACACCAGCAGCTTTTCAGTATATAGAGGAAATATGCATTCAACCCAACTTCAGAAACTACACCTTTGATTGCACCAAGCTTTTGACACCCGACCCTGAGAACGTCAAAGCTGTAACTTCTAAGGAAGATCTTCTCATGGTTGCTTTAAACAAGACTCCTACTTTGGCTCAATCCCTTCTAGACGACTTAAACGAGCTCAACTGCTCGAGTCTCGGTTGGGGTTGGGTCGATAACAAGTCAGAAGTTTTGGATTGTATAGATGAATTCGATATAATAGTAAAGCTGTTCGATGAAGCTGTGTCTTCCTTGCGAGGTGGAGATCCAGCTACGCTCGATTATGTCTTCAGACACATTGAGATATATCAAACAGCTTGCATGAACAG GAGAGACGATGTTAAGCCTGATATAGTTGTTGCACAAGATGGATCAGGCCATGTCAAATCTATATTTGAAGCTGTTGAATTAGCTCCTAAGTTTGGAAGCAGACCTTTCGTTATAAAGATAATGGCTGGAGTTTACAGAGAATACGTTGTCATCCCCAAGGACAAGACTAATCTTCGATTTGTTGGTGAAAGCAGTAAAACAACTATCATAACTGACAATCGATATCATTGTGGAGTATCGATAATTGAATCTGCTACCATGT ctgtatgtggttttggattcaCTGCTGAAGAACTAACCATTGAAAACACTGCCAAACCTACAAAGCAAGCTGTTGCACTTGCTGTTTCTGCAGATAGAGTTGCCTTCTATAAGTGCAACTTCACTGGATACCAAAACACACTCTATGTGCATAAAGGcaaccaattttataaaaattgcaTTGTGGAAGGCACAATGAACTTCATTTTTGGAAAGGGCAGTGCTGTGTTTCAAGAGTGTCTTATTTTGGTTAAAGAGCCATTGTTAAATCAAAAGCATATATTAACTGTTGATGGAAGGAATGAGGACCCAAAAGTTTTGGGAAATATG tTGGATTGGAATGATCAAGGCCAGCTTGGTTCTACAAACAACGTTGAACATGAAAACTTTGGTGTTGGGACTAATTTGGAAAGTGTTAAAGGGAAAGGATACAATAGTAAACTCCCATGA